One part of the Triplophysa dalaica isolate WHDGS20190420 chromosome 25, ASM1584641v1, whole genome shotgun sequence genome encodes these proteins:
- the si:ch73-196l6.5 gene encoding riboflavin transporter 2, whose protein sequence is MSILTHVLACLFGMGSWVTICGLWVEIPLIVSHTPEGWYLPSYLSVIIQIANIGPLFVTLMHRFRPGTLKETAVIYFIVSFGILASFLLAFFWSERVEVQGVDRSVPLLLLTFFISIVDCTSSVTFLPFMMQLKTKYLTTYYIGEGLSGLVPALVAMVQGVGVMDCVNASQILGSNETLIQRVNASDDVVYLVPQYQPANFSVEAYFFFLTAMMVVCLVAFVLLNNHPAALQEHETKHNNAGDSVSQWKTKRTEQKPMIGLHSGHENPKSSFGTGKYSWLQLVYIYVILAWVNGLTNSILPSVQSYSCLPYGNQAYHWSATMANVANPVACFITMFFLRRSLVLLGLLTSVGSLIGVYIMGMAVLSPCPPLVNETSGAVLMVLAWFFFIFILSFVKVIIAVILRDEGHSALVWCGAVVQIGSMLGAVTIFPLVNVYDLFNTGDPCNKHCI, encoded by the exons ATGTCCATCCTCACTCATGTTTTGGCCTGCCTGTTTGGCATGGGATCCTGGGTCACCATCTGTGGGCTTTGGGTGGAGATTCCTCTAATCGTTTCACATACCCCTGAGGGCTGGTATCTTCCCTCCTACCTCTCTGTTATCATCCAAATTGCCAACATCGGCCCACTATTTGTGACATTAATGCATCGCTTCCGTCCTGGAACTCTTAAAGAAACGGCAGTTATCTATTTCATTGTAAGTTTTGGCATTCTGGCCAGCTTCTTACTGGCGTTCTTCTGGAGCGAGAGGGTCGAAGTGCAAGGTGTTGATCGTAGCGTTCCCCTCCTGCTCCTTACCTTCTTCATCTCCATCGTGGACTGCACTTCATCTGTGACTTTCCTTCCCTTCATGATGCAGCTGAAGACAAAATATCTCACCACGTATTATATAGGAGAAGGTCTGAGCGGTCTTGTGCCGGCTCTGGTTGCGATGGTGCAGGGTGTAGGCGTCATGGATTGCGTCAATGCATCTCAGATCCTCGGATCCAATGAAACGCTGATTCAGCGTGTAAATGCATCTGATGATGTTGTCTACCTTGTGCCTCAGTACCAGCCTGCCAACTTTTCAGTTGAAGCCTATTTTTTCTTCCTGACGGCCATGATGGTGGTTTGTTTGGTAGCTTTTGTACTTTTAAACAACCATCCAGCCGCGCTTCAAGAACATGAAACTAAACACAACAATGCTGGAGACTCCGTATCCCAATGGAAAACCAAAAGAACTGAACAGAAACCGATGATTGGTCTTCATAGCGGTCATGAAAACCCCAAGAGCAGTTTTGGGACAGGAAAGTACAGCTGGTTACAGCTGGTGTACATCTACGTTATCCTAGCCTGGGTCAACGGTCTGACAAATAGTATTTTGCCATCGGTTCAGTCATACTCATGTCTACCCTATGGAAACCAGGCTTATCACTGGTCTGCCACTATGGCGAATGTTGCCAATCCGGTGGCCTGCTTCATCACTATGTTTTTTCTTCGAAG GTCTTTGGTGTTGCTGGGTCTTCTCACTTCAGTTGGGTCTCTTATCGGAGTTTACATCATGGGTATGGCTGTGTTGAGTCCATGTCCTCCGCTAGTTAATGAGACCTCGGGAGCTGTCCTTATG gtgttggcatggttcttttttattttcattctttcttttgtaaaGGTGATTATTGCAGTTATTCTGCGTGATGAAGGTCACAGTGCTCTTGTGTGGTGTGGAGCGGTAGTTCAGATAGGCTCAATGCTGGGGGCAGTAACTATATTCCCTTTAGTCAATGTATATGACTTATTCAATACGGGAGACCCATGTAACAAACACTGTATATGA
- the slc52a2 gene encoding solute carrier family 52, riboflavin transporter, member 2 isoform X2: MAAGWWDHAIVTHILVALFGLGSWISVNSLWVELPIVVGVLPEKWNLPAYLSVLIAFGNLGPVAVTLTHHFAPGRLNERVVIHAIQVLAVIASVFLSIFWSHVATVAGVPRSVPFLLLTFILSFVCCTSNVTFLPFMFRYPPQYIRTFFVGQGLSALFPCVVALGQGIGKLECVETPNGTQPVYFKENFPAQNFFWFLTIMLAVSALSFLALTYRVVTQSATEEIHKRELETGQTDEEETHPLQNGGTPVSEEQVEVEKQTPAVSFWTSQNIYLLLLLGISNALTNGVLPSVQTFSCLPYGTMTFHLSVVLGNIANPVACFVAMFVLLRSSVGLSVMSLGGGVCAAYLMALAALSPCPPLLGSQSGIALVIISWIIFTGLFSYLKVVVGSMLHEAGHAALLWCGVFIQAGSLIGALTMFPLVSIYQVFQQAQDCTNKCS, encoded by the exons ATGGCAGCGGGATGGTGGGATCATGCCATTGTTACACACATACTGGTGGCTTTGTTTGGATTGGGTTCATGGATCTCAGTGAACTCATTATGGGTTGAGCTGCCAATTGTTGTTGGTGTTCTACCTGAAA AGTGGAACCTGCCAGCATATCTTTCAGTACTGATTGCCTTTGGAAATCTGGGCCCGGTGGCTGTCACTTTAACACACCACTTCGCCCCAGGGCGGCTGAATGAACGCGTGGTCATCCACGCCATACAAGTACTGGCTGTGATTGCATCTGTGTTTCTTTCTATCTTCTGGTCCCATGTGGCCACGGTTGCAGGAGTGCCGAGATCTGTCCCGTTCCTGCTGCTTACGTTCATTCTGTCATTTGTCTGCTGCACATCCAATGTGACCTTCCTTCCGTTCATGTTCCGTTACCCCCCTCAATACATTCGGACGTTCTTCGTTGGCCAGGGTCTAAGCGCACTCTTTCCCTGTGTGGTCGCTTTGGGGCAGGGCATAGGGAAACTAGAATGTGTCGAGACGCCCAACGGCACACAACCTGTGTATTTCAAGGAGAACTTCCCTGCCCAAAACTTCTTCTGGTTTCTGACCATAATGCTGGCTGTTTCTGCCCTGTCTTTCCTAGCTCTGACATACCGGGTGGTCACCCAGTCTGCGACAGAGGAAATTCATAAAAGAGAGCTGGAAACAGGTCAAACGGATGAAGAAGAGACACACCCGTTACAAAACGGAGGTACACCAGTCTCAGAAGAACAGGTGGAAGTTGAAAAACAGACTCCTGCTGTGTCCTTCTGGACATCACAGAATATCTATCTTCTCCTGCTGCTGGGAATCTCCAACGCACTGACCAATGGCGTGCTGCCGTCCGTCCAgactttttcttgtttgcctTATGGCACCATGACCTTTCACCTCTCTGTCGTCTTGGGCAACATCGCAAACCCTGTGGCGTGCTTTGTGGCCATGTTTGTCCTGCTTAG GTCTAGCGTTGGTCTTAGTGTGATGTCACTAGGAGGTGGAGTTTGCGCTGCCTATCTCATGGCCCTGGCAGCACTCAGTCCTTGCCCACCACTTTTAGGGAGTCAGTCTGGAATCGCTCTTGTG ATCATCTCCTGGATCATCTTTACTGGCCTGTTCTCCTATCTGAAGGTGGTAGTCGGGTCTATGTTGCATGAAGCAGGACACGCAGCATTGCTCTGGTGTGGAGTCTTCATTCAGGCTGGTTCTCTTATCGGAGCGCTTACGATGTTCCCTCTAGTCAGCATATATCAGGTTTTCCAGCAAGCGCAGGACTGCACAAATAAATGCTCTTAA
- the slc52a2 gene encoding solute carrier family 52, riboflavin transporter, member 2 isoform X1, which yields MDDLLDFGSSCGSLKAIAAELKDDFYSKLADDFLCAQNGAVLNLEEKPCKNRMLVQVGLLREEHDISWVNLIQWLQKLIPQYQSADFCGLIVRNTTTALSLSRDARENFLESDVNFEFVGPLCDTIGIGRKDLLEMSDFSDRAKLTGLTNGLVLELTNFIAREKLEPTVLVPWIRNFEPLFCRDGKIRNAYRPLRASLRNLRMQYRNNQSSRKRSRGCLDEFLQSPFDLEFDSDETEYRSIAMVKAHLKKKRRTAMNKAEIKEEDEPVDISMTDEHDRKQAEHVNSENGEQGSKTNSVTHLDDVEDPKTDNGDCVTLLDISLLSLQKLAEMYGGKNEVAKVVSMDLLKNHFSAMLKENANLRFLNDKVLAYVSTEGGNSLLVPPLKFLHYISQFLSEVIDIIEQQMMSFEKDIVNTTGEKLGRDKHPKFRSFLNFDESTVTRYIHMASEILCPREETNPNYRRHWLAFCAEKDNCSRLPINHSNRIINYFEAAAGLVHHYEDVALFVSDLQDLNDDANILLESVTADASDENMQALVCVVAIVYLKVLGPLWQLLKSDGEYYLFSRYIYCLYDKLLEWSKDTSRLMQPEALLNVFLQLPVQESNFRGVFKYCRVNAENQYGTLVRACLQRMMKALAAVMEENLKDFLPGGEYCKELPTEINVQMSNCTFSQLMGEYPFGHAYPYEKNRPDKTPGPAEGGVSQEAERATAPQKTTDEPTFPPPVVTLSPVKPVQKQQRQMLKRPLVFKVPNLRDARKMKVNRLKQKAQDHVYKKMIIRAVSKNGGPCRSQQDVERLLTKLEGATQREKCEAFRCELNYQKCIMGSRDKKLNHFGFSLTEMISALKDVLPNEKVPVTTPAVPKFGTSKGSDRHSQ from the exons ATGGATGACCTGCTTGACTTTGGTTCTTCTTGTGGGAGCTTAAAAGCCATTGCTGCTGAACTCA aagaTGACTTTTACTCCAAACTTGCTGATGACTTCCTTTGTGCCCAAAATGGAGCTGTGTTAAATCTAGAAGAAAAGCCTTGTAAAAACCGCATGTTGGTTCAAGTTGGCCTCCTGAGGGAGGAACATGACATTTCATGGGTTAATTTAATACAGTGGCTCCAAAAGCTCATCCCCCAATATCAGTCTGCAGACTTCTGTGGCTTGATTGTGAGAAACACCACAACAGCACTGAGCTTATCCAGAGATGCCAGGGAGAACTTTCTCGAGTCGGATGTCAACTTTGAATTCGTCGGACCTCTATGTGATACTATCGGAATCGGAAGAAAAGATTTACTTGAAATGTCCGACTTTTCAGACCGTGCTAAATTAACCGGTCTCACAAATGGCCTCGTTCTGGAATTGACTAACTTTATTGCACGAGAGAAATTAGAGCCAACTGTGCTGGTGCCATGGATCCGTAACTTTGAGCCATTATTCTGTAGAGATGGCAAGATACGAAATGCCTACAGGCCTCTGCGTGCAAGTCTGAGGAATTTAAGGATGCAGTACCGCAACAATCAGAGTAGCCGAAAGAGGAGTCGTGGGTGTTTGGACGAATTTCTTCAAAGTCCATTCGATCTTGAATTTGACAGTGATGAGACTGAATACAGGAGTATAGCAATGGTAAAGGCACATCTGAAGAAAAAACGCCGAACTGCCATGAATAAGGCTGAGATCAAGGAGGAAGATGAACCCGTGGATATTTCAATGACAGATGAACACGATCGCAAACAGGCAGAGCATGTGAACAGTGAAAACGGGGAACAGGGATCCAAGACAAACTCTGTAACACATTTAGATGATGTGGAAGACCCAAAAACCGACAACGGTGACTGTGTAACTCTTCTTGATATTTCTTTGCTCTCTTTGCAAAAGCTCGCTGAAATGTATGGAGGTAAGAATGAAGTAGCAAAAGTGGTTTCAATGGATCTTCTTAAAAACCACTTCTCTGCAATGCTGAAAGAAAATGCCAACTTGAGATTCTTAAATGACAAAGTCTTGGCTTATGTCTCAACAGAGGGTGGCAACTCTCTGTTAGTGCCACCTTTAAAATTCCTCCATTACATCAGTCAATTCCTTTCAGAAGTTATTGATATAATTGAGCAgcaaatgatgtcatttgaaaAAGATATTGTGAACACCACAGGAGAGAAACTTGGTCGCGACAAGCACCCCAAATTTCGGAGCTTCCTCAACTTTGACGAGAGTACTGTGACCCGCTACATCCACATGGCTTCTGAAATTTTGTGTCCAAGAGAGGAGACCAACCCTAACTACCGAAGACACTGGCTTGCTTTTTGCGCCGAGAAAGATAACTGCTCTAGGTTGCCTATCAATCATTCCAATCGCATCATTAACTACTTTGAAGCAGCTGCTGGACTTGTTCACCATTACGAAGATGTCGCATTGTTTGTATCTGATTTGCAGGATCTAAACGATGACGCAAATATCCTGTTGGAGAGCGTCACTGCGGATGCAAGCGATGAGAATATGCAAGCGCTGGTCTGTGTGGTTGCCATTGTCTACCTTAAGGTTTTGGGACCCTTGTGGCAGCTGCTGAAGAGTGATGGAGAATATTATCTTTTCAGTAGGTACATTTATTGCCTGTACGATAAACTCTTGGAATGGTCGAAAGATACGAGCCGGCTTATGCAGCCAGAAGCGTTATTGAACGTATTCTTACAGCTTCCAGTGCAAGAGAGCAATTTCAGGGGAGTGTTCAAATACTGTCGTGTCAATGCAGAGAACCAGTACGGCACTCTCGTGAGAGCTTGTTTACAGAGGATGATGAAAGCGCTCGCGGCAGTAATGGAGGAAAATCTCAAAGATTTCCTTCCCGGAGGAGAGTACTGCAAAGAGCTGCCTACAGAAATAAATGTGCAGATGTCAAACTGCACATTTTCACAGTTGATGGGGGAGTACCCATTTGGTCACGCGTATCCGTATGAGAAGAACAGACCTGATAAAACTCCTGGTCCGGCAGAGGGGGGCGTTTCCCAAGAGGCTGAAAGAGCAACTGCTCCCCAAAAGACGACGGATGAACCTACATTTCCACCACCCGTGGTCACGTTATCTCCTGTTAAACCCGTCCAAAAACAACAACGTCAAATGTTGAAACGCCCCCTTGTCTTCAAAGTGCCGAATCTCCGTGATGCCAGAAAAATGAAGGTGAACAGATTAAAGCAAAAAGCTCAAGATCACGTTTATAAGAAGATGATTATCAGAGCGGTTTCCAAAAATGGTGGTCCGTGTAGAAGCCAGCAAGATGTTGAACGATTGCTCACGAAGTTAGAAGGTGCAACCCAGAGAGAGAAATGTGAGGCCTTCCGCTGTGAACTGAACTATCAGAAGTGCATCATGGGTTCTAGAGACAAAAAACTTAATCACTTTGGTTTCTCGCTAACAGAAATGATTTCTGCATTGAAGGATGTCTTGCCAAACGAGAAAGTGCCAGTTACAACACCAGCTGTACCAAAATTTGGTACAAGCAAAGGTTCAGACAGGCATAGCCAATAA